A window of Pristis pectinata isolate sPriPec2 chromosome 33, sPriPec2.1.pri, whole genome shotgun sequence contains these coding sequences:
- the polr2f gene encoding DNA-directed RNA polymerases I, II, and III subunit RPABC2 yields the protein MSDNEDNFDGDDFDDADEDEAMDDLDNVEEEDRENVEILPAADGQQANQKRITTSYMTKYERARVLGTRALQIAMCAPVMVELEGETDPLQIAMKELKARKIPIIIRRYLPDGSYEDWGVDELIIAD from the exons ATGTCGGACAACGAGGACAa TTTTGATGGAGATGACTTCGACGATGCAGATGAAGATGAAGCGATGGATGATTTGGATAACGTGGAGGAG GAAGACCGCGAAAACGTTGAGATTCTTCCCGCGGCAGACGGGCAGCAGGCCAACCAGAAACGGATCACCACATCCTACATGACCAAGTATGAGAGAGCTCGAGTACTGGGAACACGGGCTCTGCAGATAGC AATGTGTGCCCCAGTCATGGTTGAGCTGGAAGGAGAGACGGACCCACTGCAGATCGCGATGAAAGAGCTGAA GGCTCGGAAAATCCCAATCATTATCCGACGATATTTGCCGGATGGAAGCTATGAGGATTGGGGAGTGGATGAGCTGATAATCGCAGACTGA